Genomic DNA from Triticum urartu chloroplast, complete genome:
ATTTTTTTGTTTCGGTATCTCTGGAATATGAGTGTGTGACTTGTTAGAATTGATCCTATTGATAATACATAGAAAGGGCCTGTTATCTCTATCAAGATGATTCTAATTCGTCAGATATTATTTATTCTAGTATCTGGAACACGAAATAGATAGAGTGGATCAAAAAAAATGGAACTATGATTCATACTCACTATTAAGACCTCGCAACCAGACTGAAAAATTCAAGTAGTTCTTAAATAAAAATAAAAAAGAAATTTTCTTCCTTCCAATTTTGTTTGCCCAAAAGACAACTTTTTTTCTCTCGATTTTGTCGAGTCATTACACTGATTCAATAAATGATTATCAAGCGGTTCTTATTCGAAGAACCCTTGCCTTTTGTTTAGCTTGAGACTAAATCATCGTGGCTCTAGTATGAATCTAAGGTTTTAATTGAACTGATTCATAGGATCTCAACAAGATAATTTCTATATTACGCATAAAAAAACAAATCCTTTATAGGGAAGAGAAAAGTCAAGAAGCCTCTAATGACCAACATAAGGGAAAGGAAGAAAGAAAGACGCGCCAACTTGAGATTTTTTGGCATTATCATCACAAAGAAGATATTCCGGATTTTTCTTATTTGATATCTTCAAGGCAAATCGACCCAATTCAGTGGCTGATGAAGTTTTGAACCTTTTTTCTAATATTCGTTGAAAATTTTTGTGTTTCTGCTTGAGCCGTACGAGATGAAATTTTCATATACGGCTCTTAGAGGGGGACTCGGGTTAGTTACCTATCTCAATAAAGTATATGATTGGTTTGAGGAACGTCTTGAGATTCAGGCAATTGCAGATGATATAACTAGTAAATATGTTCCTCCCCATGTCAACATATTTTATTGTTTAGGGGGAATTACACTTACTTGTTTTCTAGTACAAGTCGCTACCGGTTTTGCTATGACTTTTTACTACCGACCAACCGTTACAGAGGCTTTTTCCTCGGTTCAATACATAATGACCGAGGCCAACTTTGGTTGGTTAATCCGATCAGTTCATCGATGGTCAGCAAGTATGATGGTTTTAATGATGATCCTGCATGTATTTCGTGTGTATCTCACAGGGGGATTTAAAAAACCCCGCGAATTAACTTGGGTCACAGGTGTGGTTTTGGCTGTTTTGACTGCATCATTTGGTGTAACTGGTTATTCTTTGCCTTGGGATCAAATTGGCTATTGGGCAGTCAAAATTGTGACAGGTGTACCTGACGCCATTCCGGTAATAGGATCGCCTTTAGTGGAGTTATTACGCGGAAGTGCTAGTGTGGGCCAATCCACTTTGACTCGTTTTTATAGTTTACATACCTTTGTACTGCCTCTGCTTACTGCCGTATTTATGTTAATGCACTTTCCAATGATACGTAAGCAAGGTATTTCGGGTCCTTTATAGGGAAGGCATATCATAGAGAATTATAATTATCATATATCATATCGGGTAGGTTTTGGTATTTCATTGCTACAAGCATGGGTTATTGTAAAATAACACATGTCATTTGGATACTTCTCTTCAACTCCAAAGTATTTTTATACAATACAAATAGTTGAAGTTAATTTTACGAAAGAAAAAAGGCGGATTATGGGAGTGTGTGACTTGAATTATTGATTTGGCCATGCAGATAAAGAATTGGATCTGCCACATTAGAATTCACAACCAAAGGTGTCTCCGCATCCAATCAACATGTAAGTCCCCTACCTAGGAAGGATAGGCTGGTTCACTTGAGGAGAATATCTTCTATGATCATACCGCAACCATGTCATCCATGAACAGGCTCCGTAAGATCCCATAGAGTAGAAATGGAATAAGTCATGTGACATGATCCAGTTCTCTATTTATTACACTTACCTTTTTATTATAGTATGGAAATGCATTCATTTTCTTTGCATCGATTGTGATCCGCAATACTATCGGAGTAAAAGAAGGGATCTAAGGAAGAATGTAGGCTAAACTTTTTGATTTTTTATTAGTAACAAGTAAATATTTTGTTTGGAGGTAAGAAACTTGCGATATTGAGGGGATAAATACCAACTAATCAAGAGACATGAGACAATCCACAAAGCAATTGATCATGATCAAATTTGTAAGCCCACTTGGATATTGAGCATTTACCCATAAGAATAGGATTATTTTCAATGAGTAGTTGTAGGTGCAACTTCGGAAAAGAGAATCTGATAAAGCTTTTCTTGCCTAGAGTCATTGAGTCATTATAAACCTTAATTCTATTAAGGATCTTCCGCGGTCTTATTTCTTTCACTCTTGCTCGAGCCGGATGATGATAAATTCTCATGTCCGGTTCCTTTGGGGGATGGATCCTAAAGAGTTCACCTATCCCAATAACAAAGAAACCAGACTTAAATGATCCTGTATTAAGAGCTAAATTAGCTAAAGGGATGGGACATAATTATTACGGGGAACCCGCATGGCCCAACGATCTTTTATATATTTTTCCAGTAGTAATTCTAGGTACTATTGCATGTAATGTAGGTTTAGCGGTTCTCGAGCCATCAATGATTGGTGAACCGGCAGATCCGTTTGCAACTCCTCTGGAAATATTACCCGAGTGGTACTTCTTTCCCGTGTTTCAAATACTCCGTACGGTACCCAATAAGTTATTGGGCGTTCTTTTAATGGTTTCTGTGCCAACAGGCTTATTGACAGTACCTTTTCTAGAGAATGTCAATAAATTCCAAAATCCATTTCGCCGCCCAGTAGCTACGACCGTTTTTTTAATCGGTACTGTAGTAGCTCTTTGGTTAGGTATTGGAGCAACATTACCCATTGATAAATCATTAACTTTAGGTCTTTTTTAGATATTTTTTGATTCATTCAACCGTGAAGTACCATAGGTATCTAGGAAATAGTTACTTCCAAGTGAATCTTCCCTAGATACCTAAAATCCATTTTATTATGATCCATTTCGCGAAAATATAGATTGTACCAAAGATGCTAAATTGTTTTCTTTTTATTCTAACTCGAAAAAGAAGAAGAAAAAAAATTGCAATGGATTTAAAACGAGAGTTTATTCTTAAGTAAATCAATTGGGAGATGCTTCTCTAGAGTGTCCC
This window encodes:
- the petB gene encoding cytochrome b6, with translation MKFSYTALRGGLGLVTYLNKVYDWFEERLEIQAIADDITSKYVPPHVNIFYCLGGITLTCFLVQVATGFAMTFYYRPTVTEAFSSVQYIMTEANFGWLIRSVHRWSASMMVLMMILHVFRVYLTGGFKKPRELTWVTGVVLAVLTASFGVTGYSLPWDQIGYWAVKIVTGVPDAIPVIGSPLVELLRGSASVGQSTLTRFYSLHTFVLPLLTAVFMLMHFPMIRKQGISGPL